The segment TAGACAGATAATCGTCTGCCCCGTAATTGAGGGCTTTGATTTTGTCTTCAGGATCACCCAGAGCACTTACCACAAGTATGGGCGTATTGATTTTCTTAAACCGTGTATATTGCAGCAGCTCTATCCCATCAATATCGGGGAGCATAATATCGAGTATTATTAAACTCCACTCCTTGCTTGTTATCAGTTGGCGAGCTTCTACACCATTTACGGCAAGGGTTACAGAGAAGTTATTCTCTTGCAACCCTTTTACCATAAACTCACTTATTCTACTATTATCTTCTACTAAAAGTAAATCCATATCTCTTCTATCAATCGCTTTCTATTCACTAAAAATACTGATTATTTTACGGTTTAGCCCTTTATTTTTCGATCCTTATGATAAGCAAAATAAAAGACTTGTGGTAATACCGTAAAAGACAAGATCATACAGATCATAATTCCTCCCACAATCATAATGGCCAAAGGTCTTTGAATTTCCGAACCCATACCTGTCGATAATGCAGCAGGTAACAATCCCATAGAACCCATAAAAGCAATCATAAGTACGGGTCGGATACGCTGATGTATCGCAGAATAAATAGCAGATTGTAAGGAGTCGTGAGCGTGCATCTCGTGTTTCATAAGTGAAACGAGTAAGATACTATCAATAGAGACAATACCGAATAAGATGATAAAACCAATCCCTGCCGATATGCCAAATATGGTATGCGTAACCCAAAGCGAGATGAACCCTCCAATAAAGGCATAGGGCATGGCACTAGCAGCAATCAAAGTATCTTTGAGGTTGCCAAAGTGGAAGTAGAGCAAAAGCAAGATAATAAGCAGAGCAGCAGGCACAATGACAATCAGCCTTTGAGTAGCTCTCTGCTGACTTTCAAACTCTCCTGCCCATTCTATCTTCTGCTTATGGGGCAAAGAAACGTGTTCTTTTACCTTCTTTTGAGCCTCAGCAATAGTAGAGCCTAAATCTCTATTCCGAATGCTAAAGCCAATGCTCACATACCGACTGTTGTCTTCTCGATAAATGAATGTGGGACTAGTGATAGAGGAAATAGTAGCCAACTCTTGTAAAGCGACATAGTTGCCATGGGCAGAGGGAATTAATAGATTGCCTATTTGCTCTTGGCTAGAACGATACGGTGCAGCATAGCGAATTACTAAATCAAAGATGCGTTCCTCCTCATAAAACTGAGTAGCTGCTTTACCTCCTATGGCCATTTCTATGGCTGACTGGGCATCGGCAACAGAGACACCATACTGAGCAAGTTTCCTTTCCTGCAAATCAATCTTTAGCTCGGGCAGCCCGATGCTATTGAAGATACTCACATCTTCTACTCCCTCTATGGGCTCTATGGTTTGAGCAATCTGCTGTGCCGTATCTTCCAACTCATAGAGATCATCTCCAAATACCTTAATGACGAGAGAACTTTTTACACCCGCCACATATTCCTCTACATTGTCTTGAATAGGCTGACTAAATCCGAGATTGATACCAGGATACTGATTGAGCTTTTCTTCTATTTGGTTAATCAACTCCTCTTTACTGTACTTTCTCTTCCATTCTTTTTCGGGTTTCAGCTCCACATGAAACTCTATATTGAAGAAACCTGTTGGGTCTGTTCCATCATTGGGTCTGCCTGTCTGTGTGAGGATAAACTTGACCTCTTCTAGTGTTTGTATATCGGCTTTCATCTGCTGAGTAAGTCGTACTGACTCTTTCAGATTAATGCTGTTGGGGAGGGTAGCTCTCACGTAGATAGCCCCTTCATTCATTTGAGGAATAAACTCGGTTCCCCAAAAGCTAAAACGAACAACGCAGCCCACCAATAGAAGGACAAAGGTAATGAGAGTGGCTTTTTTATGTTTACAGCTATACAGAAACAGCTCATGCAAAAGCTTCATACAACCTGCACTAAACTTATTGTTCTTCGTTTCAATTGGTTTGTGCAGCAAGAGTTTGGCCATTACGGGTACATACGTTAGGCTCAGTAACAGAGAACCTAAGAGTGCATATCCTAAAGTAAAAGCCAAAGGAGAGAACATCTTCCCTTCTACCTTTTGGAAAGAGAGAATGGGGAGTAAAGCCACCATTAAAATCAGCTGGGCAAAGAAGATATGTGGGGCTACCTTGTTGGTATGTTTCTTAATCACACCTCCCTTTAGCGAGGGTTGGAAGGCACGACCTAGGTAGCGACTTCGTTTCTCTAACCCTACAAAGATAGACTCTACAATAACTAAAGTTCCCTCTAGCAGAAGTCCAAAATCTAAAGCACCCATAGATATTAAATTGGCAGGCAAACCTTGTATGCGAAGCATCGTAATGGCAAACAAGAAAGAGAGAGGAATAACAGAAGCTACAATCACGGTAGTTCGCCAATTGTATAAGAAGATAAATACTACTAAGGATACAAGCACCATACCCCCAATAAGATTTTTCAATACGGTATGTACCGTAGTATCTACCAATGTAGTACGATCTAAGAAAGGTTTGATTTGTACGTTGGAGGGTAATACTCGTTCGTTTAAATCTTCAATTTTATCTTTGAGTACATGAATCACCTCACTGGGGTTCTCGCCTCGGAGCATCACTACAATACCTTGCACCACATCATCTTGGTCATTGAACCCCACCTGACCTAATCTGGGTTTGGCTGAGATATGTACCTTGGCTACATCCTTTACGCAAACAGGCACACCCTCATTGCTCTTTATCAAGATATTCTCAATGTCTTCAATAGACTCTAGCAACCCCACTCCTCGGATCGCAAATGCTTGGCTACCTTGATCTATAATATCTCCCCCAACATTGATGTTGCTGCTACTTACGGCATCATACAACTCAAAAGGAGAAACGTCAAAAGACTGGAGTAAAGTGGGGTTCACTTCTATCTCATAAATCTTCTCTTCACCCCCAAAGCTAGCTATACTTGCTACTCCTGGTACAGAAAGCAATTCATTTTCTACTACCCATTCATGTATGGCTGTCACCTCTTTGATGGGTAAATCACTCTCTAGGATATAGCGAAAGATCTCTCCCGTTGCACCTGATGGGGGTTCAATTTCAGAATCTGCCCCTTCGGGTAGATCCACATTTTGTAGTCGGTTGGCTGCATTTTGTTGAGCAAAGAAATCATCTACATCATCTTCAAAAATAATAGTCACTACCGATAAGCCAAACAGTGAAACAGACCGAACATCAGTCTTTTTGGGAATGGTATTCATCTGCCTCATGATGGGTAGAGAGACAAACTTCTCTAGTTCTTCAGCACTTCTACCTGGCCATTGCGTAATAATTCTCACACGGGTATTGGTTACATCGGGATACGCTTCAATGGGGGTATGAATGTAGCAAGTGATTCCTATTACAAATAAAAGGAATGTGAGGAAAAGGATTAAGATGTGATTGCGAAGCGAAAAGGTAATTATGTTTTTAACGAACTTGTGCATTAGTGTGATTTGTTTTTAAGATGATTGTAAATCAATAAATTGTTTTTTGTGATTACAGTATCCCCCTCTTTTATTCCTTCAAGTATAAAAGTAGAGTCCTTATATCGGTTGGCTCCCTTTACAAGGTTTACTTGATACTCTTCTCCTCTACGGGTTACAATATGCTGTTCGTTCTCATCAAAGATTAATGCTTCTGTGGGTACAACTACTTGTGTTGTTGGGTTGTCTAGTTTTACTTGCACCTCTACAACCATAGAAGGCTTTAATTTAAAACTCTCATTATTTACCACAATTAAGGCATGCATTACCTTCTCTTTGGGATCAATAATGGGAGATAGCTGAAAGATTTCTCCCTTAAAAACCTCCTGAGGGTAAGTAGCTGAATGAATATCAACCCTATTCCCTTTTCTTATCAGGGGAATCTGTGTGGGGTGTATTTGTACCTGAATCCAGAGTGTAGATAAATCGGCAATACTTAGCAAATGATCCTCTTTGCCAATGGTGAGAAAGGGTGTGATGTCTTTCTGAATCACATAACCACTTTGCTTTGCTCGAATCTCAAAAAGATTATCGGCAATCGGTGTACCATAAATAGCAAGGGTATTTTGAACTTGAGCCAATTCCTGTTGAGCCAACTCTAAGTTGGACTCTGCTGTGAGGTACTCTTCGTGGGAGAGTAATTGATCTTCATACAAACTCTTAGCACTTGCCAATCCTCGTTGTTGAATGGCTACGTTCTTTCGGTTAGCCAACAACTCATTTTGCAGCGCATTATAATGAGGAGACTTAAAGGTGAGCAGTCGCTCTCCTTTCTGGATAAAATCGCCCATAGCAAAATAGATTTGTTCTACTATTCCTTCTTCGGGTGCTTTGTATTGGTACAGTTTATCTTCATTGACTGCAACCAAACCATTGAAGGTAAGAACCTGTTGATGAGCGGTTTTTTCTGCAACAACTTCTTCTAAGATGCGTGGATCAAAAGAATCTGAAGCAGTACTCTCTGATGTCGAACTAGAGCATGCACTGCAAGTAAGTATGGTAATTAAGAATAGATATTTAGTTTTCATAATGAGTTGTTTTATGTCCAAGTGTATAGCGTAATGTGAAGTATTGAGTGTGAAGTTTCCGATCTGTTTCCAATAGAATTTTCTGTCTTTCTTTGTAGGTGTCTGTGAAATCGAGAAACTCTATCAAGCTAATGTTCTTTTGGAGTAGATTCTTTAGATAGCTTTGCTGAATCTGCTTCAAACTCTCATCGGTAAAATCTTGTGTTATCTTTTCTCTAAAAGCAACCAGTTGGTTGTAGGTATTTAGCTCTGTGTGAATCTTGTTTTGCAAAGCTATTCTTTGGGCATCGAGTTTGCTTTGCTCTAAATCCAAAAGCGTTTGAGCTGCTTTTATGTTCCCTTGATTCCGATTCCATATAGGGAGGGTAAAACGGATACCAAACCCAATGAAATTGGGCCATACCCCTCCATGTCTATCATAATTGCCCGATAATCGGATATCGGGAATCTTTTGAGCCTTTTCCAAAGCCAAACTCTTCCTCTTTAGTTGAATCTCTTCTTGCCCCATTTGTAGCAAAGGGTGGTGCAGTTCGTGCTGCTCTAGAATATCGGGGAGTTCAAAACGTATTGATGAATAATCAATCTCAATCTGCTCTGTAATGCTTCTACCCAAGAGTGAATGAATCAACTCATTCAGTTGGCTCCAAGCTTGATTTGCTTCCATATATTCTTGCTCCACCACATATTCGGCAGCTTGAATGCGTAGTAAATCGCTGGTAGAGATAAAACCTAGCTCTCTCTGCTTTTCGTAGGTTTGTGATACTTGGTGGAGCAAGTCTAGCTCTTCACGGAGGGTTAGCTGATAGGCTTTATAGTAATCTTTCTCAAAGAGGAGTGAACGAAAATGCAAAAGAGCCTCCTCACTGCTATAGGCTTGCTTAAGACTAGTCAGCCGATGATTCAATCGGGCCAGCTGAACCCCTTTTTTACGCTTACCCCCTAGTCGAATCTCTTGCTCAATGCCGATAGAGAACTGAGTATTCTTCCCTACCGAACCAATAACTGGAGGTATCACTGTACTTTCTCCATCTCTTTGGCTCTGGGTACTCCATAGATTCACTTGCTCTAGAGTGAGCTCGGGATTGTTGAATAGTTTGGCTTGTTGAATAGCCGATTCTGCAACATACAGTTCAGCCTTTCCCTCTTGGATTTCAATGTTTTGGTTTAAAAATAGTTGTTCTGCCTCTTGGAGAGACCATAGCTCCTGACTAGTGGCTACATGGGGTAGCTGGAGGAGCCCTATAAACGCTAGAATCTTATATCTCATTGGTGTATTTGTTTTGCACACACAAAAGTAGAGCTGAGATATTAAAATGAGATTAGAATAGAATTAAAATGTAGTAAAGATGGGGGTTGTAACGGATACAGACTTTCTTTACACAACAGTATAAATACAAAAAAGGGTATCCTATACTTACGTATAAAACACCCTATCCTATCTATTGGTAGTTGGACTTGAAGTGATGGATTAGCTTTTTATTTCACCACTACCAAACACACAACTACCTGTTATAATTAAGGTTGGAGCTTTCTCTGTTGATTCGGTTTTATGAAAGGAATAGAACCTCTTATCCGAAAAACTTCCCAGAACAGATTGGCTATTTATGATTACCTTCCAATGATTTGGGACATAGAAAACCGCGTTTCCAAACACAATATCAGCATCAATAATGACTTTGTTATTTTTTAATTGAGCACCTCGCAAATCAAATATCACCTGACCAAAGACAACACGAATATCTCCCCCTACTATATTTTGAGAAAGGATATGTCGAAATGTAGAACTAAAGATAAAGTCTTCACTCAAGAAATCTGTACTGTCTTCTGATTGATTAGAGCTAGATTGATTAGAGCTAGATTGAGTATGGCTAGTCTGACTCTCTTCTTCTGCCTTTTGGTTCTCAGCTCCATCTGTAGAACTGGAACCAGATGAGTTTTCCTTATTAAAAGCTGTTCCGTATTTTTTCTCAAACTCTTTACGCTTATCTTTTTTATAACTAGAATTGCTAAAATACAGATAAATCCCAAAACCAATAAGGAAGATAGGCCAAGTGTTTCGGGTGATCAAACGGAGATTTAAGTCTGGGAAGAATAGATCTAGTTTAGGAATAAGAAAAATAGCACCCAAAACTATCAGTATGGCACCCGAGGTATTTTGCTTCTTAGAAACACTCCATACCCCTAAGGCGATAAGTAGCATCTGCCACGAGAATACAAAATGGGTTACTGAGTAGGAAAGTATGCCCATATTTCGTAGAAGAAAGAGTACACCTATAATGATCAACAGTAAAGCAAGGATAGAATTGTTTCCTTTTGGCTTTTTATAATACTCATATTCGTTTGAACTATTCATAATTTGTTGGTTTTAAATAAGCTATGGTTTTAAGGTCTTTTTTCTATATGTCTATTAAAACTCGATTATCTCCTGTTTTGTTCGGAGAGAAGTGTCAACAATTCTTCTAAAATAGTTATAAAAAAGAGATAGATTATATAAAAAGAGAAAGTTTTTTATTTGTATAAATATGTATTGAAAAGCACTCATTTTATGCGTCGGTGTCAAAAGAGGGTTGGATCGGTGTCAAAACATCAACATGTCGGTGTCATGTCATTCTCTTGTCGGTGTCAAAATATAGCTCTTCCTTTAAAACCTTTATTCTATGTATAAAATTCCATTTTAAATGAATTAATATAGATAGCTGCATCTAAAAAAAGATGACTTATCGCCTATGGGTAGATAAGTCATCTTTTTGCTCTTCATATCTCATTGAGAGATTTGTATAATTCTGAAATAGAATCGTCGGGAGATTTCTCTGTACTTAGCAAACTAATGAATTTGCTACCAATAATCGCCCCTTGTGCGTATTCAAAAGCATCTTCGAGGGTGGATTTATTGGAGATACCAAAACCGATCAGGCAAGGATTCTTTAAATTCAAACTCCTTATGCGTTTAAAATACTCTATTTTGGATGAATTGAAAGTAGCTTGTGTACCTGTAGTAGAAGCCGAAGATACCATATAGATAAACCCATGAGTGACAGCATCAATAGCTCGGATTCTTTTTTCGGAAGTTTCGGGTGTGATTAGCAGAATAAAAGAGAGGTCGTAACGCTCTACAATGGGTTTATACACTTTTTCGTATTCTTCAAAAGGCAAATCGGGAATGATAACACCATCAACTCCTACTGCCCGACAAGATTGGCAAAACTCCTCAAACCCATATTGCAATATCGCATTGAAATACCCCATAAAGAGAAGTGGAATATGTATTTTCTGCCTTAGTCCTTGTAACTGACTGAAAAGTTTGGAAAGTGACATTCCATTTTGGAGTGCCTGAATACTACTTTGTTGAATAACAGGACCATCGGCAATGGGATCTGAAAACGGAATACCTATTTCAACTAAATCGACACCTTGCTTTTCTAAAGCTAATAATGTAGGCACGGTATCTTCTAAATGAGGGTATCCCGCTGTGAAATAGATAGAAGTGATGTTTCTCTTTTTCTCTTTAAACAATTGATTGATTCTATTCATGATAAAGTGTTTTAATAAAGGTGTTTAACAAATTAATATCTTTGATGCCTGGACGAGTTTCAAACCGACTATTTAAGTCGATACCATAAAGAAGTGGATGATTCCAGCTTTGTAGAACTGGGGCATCTTCTACCTCTATCCC is part of the Bacteroides coprosuis DSM 18011 genome and harbors:
- a CDS encoding Tryptophan synthase alpha chain (COGs: COG0159 Tryptophan synthase alpha chain~HAMAP: Tryptophan synthase, alpha chain~InterPro IPR002028~KEGG: pdi:BDI_0586 tryptophan synthase subunit alpha~PFAM: Tryptophan synthase, alpha chain~PRIAM: Tryptophan synthase~SPTR: Tryptophan synthase alpha chain;~TIGRFAM: Tryptophan synthase, alpha chain~IMG reference gene:2504107526~PFAM: Tryptophan synthase alpha chain~TIGRFAM: tryptophan synthase, alpha subunit), whose amino-acid sequence is MNRINQLFKEKKRNITSIYFTAGYPHLEDTVPTLLALEKQGVDLVEIGIPFSDPIADGPVIQQSSIQALQNGMSLSKLFSQLQGLRQKIHIPLLFMGYFNAILQYGFEEFCQSCRAVGVDGVIIPDLPFEEYEKVYKPIVERYDLSFILLITPETSEKRIRAIDAVTHGFIYMVSSASTTGTQATFNSSKIEYFKRIRSLNLKNPCLIGFGISNKSTLEDAFEYAQGAIIGSKFISLLSTEKSPDDSISELYKSLNEI
- a CDS encoding heavy metal efflux pump, CzcA family (COGs: COG3696 Putative silver efflux pump~InterPro IPR004763:IPR001036~KEGG: fjo:Fjoh_4295 CzcA family heavy metal efflux protein~PFAM: Acriflavin resistance protein~SPTR: Putative uncharacterized protein;~TIGRFAM: Heavy metal efflux pump CzcA~IMG reference gene:2504107522~PFAM: AcrB/AcrD/AcrF family~TIGRFAM: heavy metal efflux pump (cobalt-zinc-cadmium)), with protein sequence MHKFVKNIITFSLRNHILILFLTFLLFVIGITCYIHTPIEAYPDVTNTRVRIITQWPGRSAEELEKFVSLPIMRQMNTIPKKTDVRSVSLFGLSVVTIIFEDDVDDFFAQQNAANRLQNVDLPEGADSEIEPPSGATGEIFRYILESDLPIKEVTAIHEWVVENELLSVPGVASIASFGGEEKIYEIEVNPTLLQSFDVSPFELYDAVSSSNINVGGDIIDQGSQAFAIRGVGLLESIEDIENILIKSNEGVPVCVKDVAKVHISAKPRLGQVGFNDQDDVVQGIVVMLRGENPSEVIHVLKDKIEDLNERVLPSNVQIKPFLDRTTLVDTTVHTVLKNLIGGMVLVSLVVFIFLYNWRTTVIVASVIPLSFLFAITMLRIQGLPANLISMGALDFGLLLEGTLVIVESIFVGLEKRSRYLGRAFQPSLKGGVIKKHTNKVAPHIFFAQLILMVALLPILSFQKVEGKMFSPLAFTLGYALLGSLLLSLTYVPVMAKLLLHKPIETKNNKFSAGCMKLLHELFLYSCKHKKATLITFVLLLVGCVVRFSFWGTEFIPQMNEGAIYVRATLPNSINLKESVRLTQQMKADIQTLEEVKFILTQTGRPNDGTDPTGFFNIEFHVELKPEKEWKRKYSKEELINQIEEKLNQYPGINLGFSQPIQDNVEEYVAGVKSSLVIKVFGDDLYELEDTAQQIAQTIEPIEGVEDVSIFNSIGLPELKIDLQERKLAQYGVSVADAQSAIEMAIGGKAATQFYEEERIFDLVIRYAAPYRSSQEQIGNLLIPSAHGNYVALQELATISSITSPTFIYREDNSRYVSIGFSIRNRDLGSTIAEAQKKVKEHVSLPHKQKIEWAGEFESQQRATQRLIVIVPAALLIILLLLYFHFGNLKDTLIAASAMPYAFIGGFISLWVTHTIFGISAGIGFIILFGIVSIDSILLVSLMKHEMHAHDSLQSAIYSAIHQRIRPVLMIAFMGSMGLLPAALSTGMGSEIQRPLAIMIVGGIMICMILSFTVLPQVFYFAYHKDRKIKG
- a CDS encoding efflux transporter, RND family, MFP subunit (COGs: COG0845 Membrane-fusion protein~InterPro IPR006143~KEGG: fjo:Fjoh_4294 RND family efflux transporter MFP subunit~SPTR: Efflux transporter, RND family, MFP subunit;~TIGRFAM: Secretion protein HlyD~IMG reference gene:2504107523~TIGRFAM: RND family efflux transporter, MFP subunit) produces the protein MKTKYLFLITILTCSACSSSTSESTASDSFDPRILEEVVAEKTAHQQVLTFNGLVAVNEDKLYQYKAPEEGIVEQIYFAMGDFIQKGERLLTFKSPHYNALQNELLANRKNVAIQQRGLASAKSLYEDQLLSHEEYLTAESNLELAQQELAQVQNTLAIYGTPIADNLFEIRAKQSGYVIQKDITPFLTIGKEDHLLSIADLSTLWIQVQIHPTQIPLIRKGNRVDIHSATYPQEVFKGEIFQLSPIIDPKEKVMHALIVVNNESFKLKPSMVVEVQVKLDNPTTQVVVPTEALIFDENEQHIVTRRGEEYQVNLVKGANRYKDSTFILEGIKEGDTVITKNNLLIYNHLKNKSH
- a CDS encoding hypothetical protein (KEGG: pdi:BDI_3204 hypothetical protein~SPTR: Putative transmembrane protein;~IMG reference gene:2504107525~PFAM: Predicted membrane protein (DUF2154)) encodes the protein MNSSNEYEYYKKPKGNNSILALLLIIIGVLFLLRNMGILSYSVTHFVFSWQMLLIALGVWSVSKKQNTSGAILIVLGAIFLIPKLDLFFPDLNLRLITRNTWPIFLIGFGIYLYFSNSSYKKDKRKEFEKKYGTAFNKENSSGSSSTDGAENQKAEEESQTSHTQSSSNQSSSNQSEDSTDFLSEDFIFSSTFRHILSQNIVGGDIRVVFGQVIFDLRGAQLKNNKVIIDADIVFGNAVFYVPNHWKVIINSQSVLGSFSDKRFYSFHKTESTEKAPTLIITGSCVFGSGEIKS
- a CDS encoding outer membrane efflux protein (COGs: COG1538 Outer membrane protein~InterPro IPR003423~KEGG: dfe:Dfer_1811 outer membrane efflux protein~PFAM: Outer membrane efflux protein~SPTR: Outer membrane efflux protein;~IMG reference gene:2504107524~PFAM: Outer membrane efflux protein), whose amino-acid sequence is MRYKILAFIGLLQLPHVATSQELWSLQEAEQLFLNQNIEIQEGKAELYVAESAIQQAKLFNNPELTLEQVNLWSTQSQRDGESTVIPPVIGSVGKNTQFSIGIEQEIRLGGKRKKGVQLARLNHRLTSLKQAYSSEEALLHFRSLLFEKDYYKAYQLTLREELDLLHQVSQTYEKQRELGFISTSDLLRIQAAEYVVEQEYMEANQAWSQLNELIHSLLGRSITEQIEIDYSSIRFELPDILEQHELHHPLLQMGQEEIQLKRKSLALEKAQKIPDIRLSGNYDRHGGVWPNFIGFGIRFTLPIWNRNQGNIKAAQTLLDLEQSKLDAQRIALQNKIHTELNTYNQLVAFREKITQDFTDESLKQIQQSYLKNLLQKNISLIEFLDFTDTYKERQKILLETDRKLHTQYFTLRYTLGHKTTHYEN